Proteins found in one Amycolatopsis umgeniensis genomic segment:
- a CDS encoding HEXXH motif domain-containing protein → MPPPAEARPAFHRLSWRDFDALARLDGDEDMARRLRRAERSRRKLLIHALLTEATKSPDHSGPLPSLDSAWELLARAEARAPRAVNRMLTNPYTGSWAGYTTRLLRNGIDGIGPLWMHLGHAHAIAAAAAIRAELDFETAIPAWHGNAMLPSLGMARFPGTEPFSSAVVRGVNGRYSVSNGETTVHLPSARDSDALGWWGIRRVRSQVGSHRFTLWLDDLDPYRGLYEPVPPERLPGKDLADWQGLIDEACRLIADHLPGLARIMPVGLASLVPKPQVLFRNPSASTGEAFGSAVVGLPADGASLAETLIHEFQHIVLGGLLHLVELYEPDPRERIYVAWRDDPRPLSGALQGVYAFFGVTAFWRALHRAGRSPRRSGFEFAFWRRQTWRTLQALRGDATMTTAGRRFLDDIAERLGPWQGEPVPAEASELATAACRDHLAGWRARHLRPDPAVVAGLAAAWLGGRPRPPATLDPTDLPPTPVPDGGWSHARTDLIRLSVGDNPLSPAVPGATAADFAYVAGDFLEAVNGYRQELAWDPDRPASLVGLGLALAARGPHPAARALLHCPELVRAVHRPLRAVPRPPTVEQLASWIGQLVPD, encoded by the coding sequence ATGCCGCCACCAGCCGAGGCTCGCCCCGCGTTCCACCGCTTGTCGTGGCGAGACTTCGACGCACTCGCACGCCTTGACGGCGACGAGGACATGGCCCGCCGTCTGCGACGGGCCGAGCGGAGCCGTCGCAAACTGCTGATCCACGCGTTGCTGACCGAGGCCACGAAGAGCCCGGATCACTCAGGTCCGTTGCCCTCGCTGGATTCCGCGTGGGAGCTCCTTGCACGTGCCGAAGCACGAGCACCGCGAGCGGTGAACCGGATGCTCACGAATCCGTACACCGGCAGCTGGGCGGGCTACACGACGCGTCTGCTGCGCAACGGAATCGACGGCATCGGTCCTTTGTGGATGCATCTGGGACACGCGCACGCGATCGCGGCGGCCGCGGCGATCCGGGCGGAGCTGGACTTCGAAACGGCCATCCCGGCGTGGCACGGAAACGCCATGCTCCCCTCGCTCGGGATGGCCAGATTCCCCGGCACCGAACCGTTTTCCTCGGCCGTCGTCCGAGGCGTGAACGGCCGGTACTCCGTGTCGAACGGCGAGACGACGGTCCACCTGCCGAGCGCGCGAGACTCCGACGCTCTCGGCTGGTGGGGAATCCGGCGGGTACGGAGCCAGGTCGGTTCGCACCGGTTCACGCTCTGGCTGGACGATCTCGATCCCTATCGCGGGCTCTACGAACCGGTGCCCCCGGAACGGCTGCCGGGTAAGGACCTGGCGGATTGGCAGGGGTTGATCGACGAGGCCTGTCGTCTGATCGCCGATCATCTCCCCGGGTTGGCCCGCATCATGCCGGTGGGGTTGGCCTCACTGGTCCCGAAACCCCAGGTGCTCTTCCGGAATCCGAGCGCGTCGACAGGGGAGGCGTTCGGCAGCGCGGTGGTCGGCCTGCCCGCCGACGGCGCGTCCCTCGCCGAGACCTTGATCCACGAATTCCAGCACATAGTGCTCGGCGGTCTGCTGCACCTCGTCGAGCTGTACGAGCCGGATCCCCGGGAACGGATCTACGTGGCTTGGCGCGATGACCCGCGGCCGCTGAGCGGTGCCCTGCAAGGGGTCTACGCGTTCTTCGGCGTGACGGCGTTCTGGCGTGCGCTGCATCGAGCCGGGCGGAGTCCCCGGCGCTCCGGCTTCGAATTCGCGTTCTGGCGCCGTCAGACCTGGCGGACCCTCCAGGCCCTGCGAGGGGACGCGACCATGACCACGGCCGGACGCCGCTTCCTCGACGACATCGCCGAACGCCTCGGCCCGTGGCAGGGCGAACCCGTTCCGGCGGAGGCGAGTGAACTGGCCACGGCCGCCTGCCGGGATCACCTCGCGGGTTGGCGTGCTCGACACCTTCGTCCGGATCCGGCGGTGGTCGCCGGACTGGCGGCGGCTTGGCTGGGTGGGCGGCCCAGACCGCCCGCCACCCTCGACCCGACCGATCTTCCGCCGACGCCGGTGCCGGACGGCGGCTGGTCCCACGCCAGGACGGATCTGATCCGGCTCTCCGTCGGCGACAACCCGCTTTCGCCGGCGGTGCCCGGCGCCACGGCCGCGGATTTCGCCTATGTCGCGGGCGATTTCCTCGAAGCCGTCAACGGCTACCGCCAGGAACTCGCCTGGGATCCGGATCGGCCCGCTTCCCTGGTCGGGCTGGGCCTCGCGCTCGCCGCGCGTGGCCCCCATCCCGCCGCCCGGGCTCTGCTGCACTGCCCCGAACTCGTCCGGGCGGTGCACCGGCCCTTACGAGCTGTTCCGCGGCCACCGACCGTGGAACAGCTCGCCTCGTGGATCGGCCAGCTCGTCCCGGACTGA
- a CDS encoding Crp/Fnr family transcriptional regulator, giving the protein MTGSSTGEHGDLGTWRRLTPAEQSAIRSAGHLKVWQPGQILALQGSPPTSLFVVLHGWVKISATNYRGEDAPLAARGPAEIVGELAPISGLPRSATMSAIDEVHTLVVSREKFLGVLRAQPRIAEEIFRTAAIRLQESDRLRLESGGPDFPQRLAAVLLELALQHAVDWAAGKQVDLRFNQGELAGFARVSRSTLIRGLEELRRLGVVRTARQRVTITRPRALRELAAGRPPPDEGA; this is encoded by the coding sequence ATGACCGGTTCCTCCACGGGTGAGCACGGAGACCTCGGAACCTGGCGCCGGTTGACGCCTGCCGAGCAATCCGCGATCCGGAGCGCGGGGCATCTGAAGGTGTGGCAGCCCGGCCAGATCCTCGCCCTCCAAGGCAGTCCGCCCACCAGTTTGTTCGTCGTCCTGCACGGCTGGGTGAAGATCAGCGCCACCAACTATCGCGGCGAAGACGCCCCGCTCGCCGCTCGTGGCCCCGCGGAGATCGTGGGCGAACTGGCCCCGATCAGCGGGCTCCCCCGGTCCGCCACCATGTCGGCGATCGACGAGGTGCACACCCTCGTCGTGTCGAGGGAGAAATTCCTCGGCGTACTGCGCGCCCAGCCTCGGATCGCGGAGGAGATCTTCCGCACCGCGGCGATCCGGCTCCAGGAGTCCGACAGGCTGCGTCTCGAGTCCGGCGGACCGGATTTCCCGCAACGTCTCGCCGCGGTCCTGCTGGAACTGGCACTCCAGCACGCCGTCGACTGGGCGGCGGGGAAACAGGTCGATCTCCGCTTCAATCAAGGGGAATTGGCGGGTTTCGCCCGCGTCTCCCGCAGCACCCTCATCCGGGGGCTCGAAGAACTCCGCCGACTGGGCGTGGTGCGCACCGCCCGTCAGCGCGTCACCATCACCAGGCCTCGCGCACTCCGAGAATTGGCCGCCGGACGGCCACCACCGGACGAAGGGGCCTGA
- a CDS encoding phosphocholine-specific phospholipase C produces MRRRTLLKAAGAASAFTLLPESVRQALAAEAPTGGLDVIEHVVVFMQENRSFDHYLGTLRGVRGFADPAAIKLPSGASVFQQPDGAGTLLPYAIDDQFMADVDHSWSGGHRAWNKGRHDAWRAAKGVRSLTYHTRSALRFYHELADAFTVCDAYHCSEMGPTNPNRMYLFTGKLGFEPDGTTRAIGNDAWQNPGHAGYTWKTYAERLQTAGRSWRVYQEWDNYGDNSLDYFSSFLAVGTKALSKVKDSAGKAFPKLEYFYYALDKASAAERTRLLDGLAAGVATLTAAERGLYEGGLARVAPKQLLSAFKADVDAGKLPSVSWIVAPESQTEHPAWGPNTGADLVKSILDTIASKPAVWNKTLFLLTYDEDGGFFDHMPPPAPPASDDEGKSSVATTDEFVSGEPIGLGVRVPMFVISPWSRGGKVCSEVFDHTSVLRFLERWSGVGEPNISPWRRTVCGDLTSALDTTAPSATYPALTKPVPTSGPWNTQPQPPSVQKPPIPESGVKTARPLPYQVTASGRVTAERFWIDFGNTGSAGVHFSVYATAHRTDGPWRYTVGAGATLSDYWQVGSPDGAYDLTTHGPNGFLRRFAGNRITATTAGKPNPEVVLRPGSGVVYLKMTNAGAACELTVRTGNRGGGPWKYTVGTGATVEDWFSTEGGMGGWYDLTVQGPDGFLRRFAGHVETGAETISDPVMGSGPLPATVRSADSQETSGESGAATNAVDGNPATHWHTKWSGGEDPLPHELQLDLGAARTVTGLSYLPRQDGSDHGRVGGYEVHLSADGSAWGSPVAAGTFPDDAVSKTLRFWPTRARYVRFRALTEAGGRGPWTSAAEVTPLGWV; encoded by the coding sequence GTGCGCCGTCGTACCCTGCTGAAGGCCGCTGGTGCGGCTTCCGCTTTCACCTTGCTCCCGGAGAGCGTCCGGCAGGCGCTCGCCGCCGAGGCACCGACGGGCGGACTCGACGTCATCGAGCACGTCGTGGTCTTCATGCAGGAGAACCGGTCTTTCGACCACTATCTGGGGACCTTGCGCGGCGTCCGGGGGTTCGCCGATCCGGCCGCGATCAAACTGCCTTCGGGGGCGTCGGTCTTCCAGCAGCCGGACGGCGCGGGCACCTTGCTGCCCTACGCGATCGACGATCAGTTCATGGCCGACGTCGACCACAGCTGGTCCGGCGGGCACCGCGCGTGGAACAAGGGGCGCCACGACGCGTGGCGCGCGGCCAAGGGCGTCCGCTCGCTGACCTATCACACCCGGTCGGCACTGCGGTTCTACCACGAGCTCGCCGACGCGTTCACCGTCTGCGATGCCTACCACTGCTCGGAAATGGGCCCCACCAACCCGAACCGGATGTACCTGTTCACCGGCAAACTCGGGTTCGAGCCGGACGGCACCACCCGCGCCATCGGCAACGACGCCTGGCAGAACCCCGGGCATGCCGGCTACACCTGGAAGACCTACGCCGAGCGGCTCCAGACCGCGGGCCGGAGCTGGCGGGTCTATCAGGAATGGGACAACTACGGCGACAATTCGCTGGACTACTTCAGCAGCTTCCTGGCCGTCGGCACCAAGGCGCTGTCGAAGGTGAAGGACTCGGCGGGCAAGGCCTTCCCGAAGCTGGAGTACTTCTACTACGCCCTCGACAAGGCTTCGGCCGCCGAGCGGACCCGGTTGCTCGACGGACTGGCGGCGGGGGTGGCGACCCTGACCGCGGCCGAGCGCGGGCTCTATGAAGGCGGGCTGGCCCGTGTCGCGCCGAAGCAGTTGCTGAGCGCCTTCAAAGCCGATGTCGACGCGGGCAAACTGCCGTCGGTGTCGTGGATCGTCGCGCCGGAATCGCAGACCGAGCATCCCGCGTGGGGCCCGAACACCGGCGCGGACCTGGTCAAGTCGATCCTCGACACGATCGCCTCCAAACCCGCCGTGTGGAACAAGACGCTGTTCCTGCTGACCTATGACGAGGACGGCGGTTTCTTCGACCACATGCCGCCGCCCGCGCCGCCCGCTTCCGACGACGAAGGCAAGAGTTCCGTCGCCACGACCGACGAGTTCGTGTCCGGCGAGCCGATCGGACTGGGCGTGCGGGTGCCGATGTTCGTCATCTCGCCGTGGAGCCGGGGCGGGAAGGTGTGCTCGGAGGTCTTCGACCACACCTCCGTGCTGCGGTTCCTGGAACGGTGGAGCGGGGTCGGCGAACCGAACATCTCGCCGTGGCGGCGTACCGTCTGCGGCGATCTGACGTCGGCGCTGGACACCACGGCGCCGAGCGCCACCTATCCCGCGCTGACCAAACCGGTACCGACGAGCGGGCCGTGGAACACGCAACCGCAGCCGCCTTCCGTGCAGAAACCGCCCATTCCGGAGAGCGGGGTCAAAACGGCGAGGCCGTTGCCTTATCAGGTGACGGCGTCGGGCCGGGTGACGGCAGAACGGTTCTGGATCGATTTCGGCAACACCGGATCCGCGGGCGTGCATTTCTCCGTCTACGCCACCGCGCACCGGACCGACGGCCCGTGGCGCTACACCGTCGGCGCCGGGGCCACGCTCTCGGACTACTGGCAGGTGGGTTCCCCGGACGGGGCGTACGACCTCACCACGCACGGCCCCAACGGTTTCCTGCGGCGGTTCGCCGGGAACCGGATCACCGCGACCACCGCGGGGAAACCGAATCCGGAAGTCGTACTGCGGCCGGGTTCCGGCGTCGTGTACCTGAAGATGACCAACGCCGGCGCCGCGTGCGAGCTGACCGTGCGCACCGGCAACCGGGGCGGCGGGCCGTGGAAGTACACGGTCGGCACCGGCGCGACGGTCGAGGACTGGTTCAGCACCGAAGGCGGCATGGGCGGCTGGTATGACCTGACCGTTCAGGGACCAGACGGCTTCCTGCGCCGCTTCGCGGGCCACGTCGAGACAGGCGCCGAGACGATCAGCGACCCTGTCATGGGCTCCGGACCGCTCCCGGCCACCGTCCGCTCGGCCGACAGTCAGGAGACCTCGGGCGAGTCCGGTGCCGCCACGAACGCCGTCGACGGCAACCCCGCGACCCATTGGCACACCAAATGGTCCGGCGGGGAAGATCCGTTGCCTCACGAACTGCAGCTCGATCTGGGCGCCGCCCGCACCGTCACCGGCCTGTCCTACCTGCCGCGCCAGGACGGCTCCGACCATGGCCGCGTCGGCGGCTACGAGGTCCACCTGAGCGCCGACGGTTCGGCCTGGGGAAGCCCTGTCGCCGCCGGGACCTTCCCCGACGACGCCGTCTCGAAGACACTTCGGTTCTGGCCGACCCGGGCCCGCTATGTTCGCTTCCGTGCGCTCACCGAGGCGGGCGGGCGCGGGCCGTGGACGTCGGCCGCGGAGGTGACCCCGCTCGGCTGGGTTTGA
- a CDS encoding DUF4232 domain-containing protein — MSHRSIRPNIVRAAKGKQAGSGNAPRCATTELSLVLGSPKPSPNSPGQFDVPLTYKNTSSRTCGLYGVSGVDLNGPEHANGAVYHLPRVDNGVKYNEVPAGTTATATITVLKPSDDAATWTPTRVTTIPPGQTQALTANWPSDLPVLRQDAATHPGTYVNGILADPA; from the coding sequence ATGAGCCACCGATCCATCCGACCGAATATCGTGCGTGCCGCCAAGGGAAAGCAGGCGGGATCGGGTAACGCTCCCCGTTGCGCCACAACGGAACTCTCGCTCGTCCTGGGTAGCCCCAAACCGAGCCCGAACTCGCCGGGACAGTTCGACGTGCCGTTGACGTACAAGAACACGTCGTCCCGGACGTGCGGGCTGTATGGCGTATCCGGCGTCGACCTGAACGGGCCCGAGCACGCGAACGGCGCGGTGTACCACCTGCCGAGGGTGGACAACGGCGTGAAGTACAACGAGGTCCCCGCGGGTACCACCGCGACCGCGACGATCACCGTCCTGAAGCCGTCCGACGACGCGGCCACGTGGACGCCGACGCGGGTGACGACCATCCCGCCGGGCCAGACCCAGGCGCTCACCGCGAACTGGCCGTCCGATCTCCCCGTGCTGCGCCAAGACGCCGCCACGCATCCCGGAACCTACGTGAACGGCATCCTCGCCGATCCCGCGTGA
- a CDS encoding GntR family transcriptional regulator yields the protein MPLKVVVDTDLGIAPWRQVRDQIVRLITAGALAPGTRLPSIRQLARDLALASGTVARAYRELEENGWVYTARARGTVVAEIADRPGKAALLRAAAEEYARVARELGVDQGVALDAVAAALGRD from the coding sequence ATGCCGCTGAAGGTGGTCGTCGACACGGATCTCGGGATCGCGCCGTGGCGGCAGGTCCGGGATCAGATCGTCCGTTTGATCACCGCCGGCGCGCTGGCGCCGGGCACTCGGTTGCCGTCCATCCGCCAACTCGCCAGGGATCTGGCGCTGGCTTCGGGCACCGTGGCGCGGGCGTACCGGGAACTGGAAGAGAACGGCTGGGTGTACACCGCCCGCGCCAGGGGGACGGTCGTCGCCGAAATCGCCGACCGTCCCGGCAAGGCCGCCCTGCTCCGGGCGGCGGCGGAAGAGTACGCCCGCGTTGCTCGTGAACTGGGCGTCGACCAGGGCGTTGCGCTGGACGCCGTCGCAGCTGCACTGGGCAGGGACTGA
- a CDS encoding MarR family transcriptional regulator, with protein MADAVDAVIGLWRRERPDLEDRLWPAEVIGRLQRLSRILDKKLKEFNAEHGLESWEFDVLTTLRRSGEADGLTPGALLKAAMVTSGAITNRIDRMETKGLVERVRDSDDRRSVKIRLTAKGREVVDEVFVLHLENEARLLPDLAPAQWAELISGLRLLLEHFGDTSLE; from the coding sequence GTGGCCGACGCGGTGGACGCGGTGATCGGGCTCTGGCGACGCGAGCGGCCGGACCTCGAAGACAGGCTCTGGCCTGCCGAGGTGATCGGGCGCCTCCAGCGGCTTTCCCGGATCCTCGACAAGAAGCTCAAGGAGTTCAACGCCGAGCACGGCCTGGAGTCGTGGGAGTTCGACGTGCTGACCACGCTGCGCCGCTCCGGCGAGGCCGACGGTCTGACACCCGGTGCGCTCCTCAAGGCCGCGATGGTCACCTCGGGGGCGATCACGAACCGCATCGACCGCATGGAGACCAAGGGCCTGGTCGAGCGGGTCCGCGACAGCGACGACCGCCGATCGGTCAAGATCCGCTTGACCGCCAAGGGACGCGAGGTCGTCGACGAGGTCTTCGTCCTGCACCTGGAGAACGAGGCCCGGCTCCTGCCCGACCTGGCCCCGGCGCAGTGGGCCGAACTGATCAGCGGCTTGCGGCTGCTGCTCGAGCACTTCGGCGACACGTCACTGGAGTGA
- a CDS encoding EamA family transporter yields the protein MAIVAERPVTPAPSPTLRDAGLAALAPASWGTVYVVTATLLPPDRPLLAAVLRALPAGLLLLALTRRLPRGAWWWKTAVLGMLNFGAFLPLIFYAAYHLPGGVAATLGALQPLMVALLALPVLRVRTPAPVLFAAIAGAGGVALLTLSAEARLDPLGLAAMLGAVGLVAVAIVLAKKWGRPEYPLAMTGWQLTMGGLVLAPATLLFEGLPDSLTTANLLGYAYIGIVTTALAYPLWFRGIDRLAPASLSLLTLTNPLIATAAGFLVLGQTLTGWQLTGFAVALTALTLSQTLTAVRAGARRVR from the coding sequence ATGGCGATCGTCGCCGAACGGCCGGTCACCCCGGCCCCGAGCCCGACCCTCCGCGACGCAGGACTGGCCGCGTTGGCACCGGCGAGCTGGGGAACCGTCTACGTCGTCACCGCGACCTTGCTGCCGCCGGACCGGCCGCTGCTGGCCGCCGTGCTGAGGGCGCTCCCGGCGGGGCTGCTCCTGTTGGCCCTCACCAGACGGCTCCCGCGCGGCGCCTGGTGGTGGAAGACGGCGGTGCTCGGAATGCTCAACTTCGGTGCCTTCCTGCCGCTGATCTTCTACGCCGCGTACCACCTCCCCGGCGGCGTCGCCGCGACCCTCGGCGCCCTGCAACCCCTGATGGTGGCCTTGCTCGCGCTCCCGGTGCTCCGCGTCCGGACACCGGCGCCGGTCCTGTTCGCGGCGATCGCCGGTGCTGGCGGCGTCGCCTTGCTGACGCTCTCGGCGGAAGCCCGGCTCGACCCGCTCGGCCTGGCCGCCATGCTCGGCGCCGTCGGACTCGTCGCCGTGGCCATCGTCCTCGCCAAGAAATGGGGCCGTCCCGAGTATCCGCTGGCGATGACCGGCTGGCAGCTGACCATGGGCGGCCTCGTCCTCGCCCCGGCGACGCTCCTGTTCGAAGGCCTCCCGGATTCGCTGACGACAGCGAACCTGCTCGGCTACGCCTACATCGGCATCGTCACCACCGCGCTGGCCTATCCGCTGTGGTTCCGCGGCATCGACCGTCTCGCCCCGGCGTCGCTTTCGCTGCTCACGCTGACCAACCCCTTGATCGCCACGGCCGCCGGATTCCTCGTGCTCGGCCAGACCCTCACCGGCTGGCAGCTCACCGGATTCGCCGTCGCCCTCACCGCCTTGACGCTCAGCCAGACCCTCACCGCCGTTCGCGCAGGAGCCCGGCGAGTTCGGTGA